A stretch of Candidatus Bathyarchaeota archaeon DNA encodes these proteins:
- a CDS encoding thiolase domain-containing protein codes for MSGRALAAIISAGLSKFGKLEGLYSREIFLSAAKEAFDRCPNLNPKKDIKSLFIGQMSESSEHQGHTGALIADWLGLNPTPSVRLESACASSGAALRAGIQAIMSGLVETVMVGGVEKLTHLSTSDATEYLALSSDNFLEQWHGFTFPALFALIARAHMHKYKTREEQLAAVAVKNHKNGSKNPKAHIQKEITIEQALNSRIIASPLRLFDCSLISDGASCLILTRPELAKRYTDEPVYIVGTGQASDTIGLYEREDLTSLNSIALAAREAYRMADVGPDDLDVVEVHDCFTIAEIVSYEMLGLCGKGEGGTFIESGQTEIDGKIPVNTSGGLKSKGHPVGATGTAQVYEIYLQLTGQAGKRQVEGAEIGLTQNLGGHGSTSIVHIFKRNI; via the coding sequence AGCTCGAAGGATTATACTCCAGAGAGATCTTTCTGTCAGCAGCCAAGGAGGCTTTCGATAGATGTCCTAACCTCAATCCTAAGAAAGATATAAAATCCCTTTTCATAGGCCAAATGTCTGAGTCGTCTGAGCATCAAGGGCATACTGGGGCCCTCATCGCGGACTGGCTGGGGCTGAATCCTACTCCAAGTGTGAGGCTTGAGAGTGCATGCGCATCATCTGGGGCAGCCCTCAGAGCTGGAATACAGGCGATCATGTCTGGACTGGTAGAGACCGTAATGGTTGGTGGAGTCGAAAAATTGACACACCTATCGACATCTGATGCGACTGAGTACCTCGCCCTCTCCTCAGACAACTTTCTTGAGCAGTGGCATGGTTTCACATTTCCAGCATTATTCGCACTCATCGCTAGGGCTCATATGCACAAGTATAAAACTAGAGAGGAGCAGCTAGCGGCTGTAGCTGTGAAGAATCATAAGAATGGGTCAAAGAATCCGAAAGCACATATACAGAAAGAGATCACTATCGAGCAGGCTTTGAACTCAAGGATTATAGCTTCCCCCCTCAGACTCTTCGACTGCTCATTGATCTCTGATGGAGCTTCATGTCTGATCCTAACAAGGCCGGAGTTAGCTAAACGGTACACGGATGAGCCTGTATACATAGTTGGAACAGGTCAGGCTAGCGACACCATAGGCCTATATGAGAGGGAAGACTTAACGTCACTCAACTCCATAGCTTTGGCCGCTAGAGAAGCTTACAGAATGGCCGACGTAGGACCAGATGATTTAGACGTAGTTGAGGTACACGACTGCTTCACTATAGCTGAAATAGTCAGTTATGAGATGTTAGGTCTATGTGGGAAGGGTGAGGGGGGAACTTTCATTGAGTCAGGCCAGACTGAGATAGATGGAAAGATACCTGTCAACACAAGTGGCGGATTAAAGTCTAAAGGCCATCCTGTAGGAGCTACTGGAACCGCTCAAGTATATGAGATATACCTCCAACTTACAGGCCAAGCGGGAAAAAGGCAGGTAGAAGGTGCTGAGATAGGATTGACCCAGAACCTTGGAGGTCACGGCTCAACATCAATAGTTCACATATTCAAGAGGAACATTTAA
- a CDS encoding Zn-ribbon domain-containing OB-fold protein: MEEIAFLRDERGEIYPTIENFYKFCGMGKLMAVRCSRCGRLILPPRPMCPECYSTDLGWVQLSGRGRLETYSEVYVPPKNFASKSPYVIGIVRLVEGVALPGQIVVDRGEKAEVGMELSVDFESAPAEGWPQWPRYFFRPVDRK; encoded by the coding sequence GTGGAAGAGATAGCTTTTCTAAGAGATGAGAGGGGAGAAATCTATCCAACAATTGAAAACTTCTACAAGTTCTGCGGTATGGGAAAGCTTATGGCCGTAAGATGCTCCAGATGCGGGAGACTCATCCTTCCACCGAGACCAATGTGTCCAGAGTGTTACTCGACAGACCTTGGGTGGGTCCAGCTGAGTGGGAGGGGGAGACTCGAGACATACTCTGAAGTTTATGTGCCTCCAAAAAATTTTGCATCCAAGTCTCCATACGTCATTGGAATAGTCAGGCTCGTGGAGGGGGTTGCTCTTCCAGGCCAGATAGTTGTAGACAGAGGTGAGAAGGCTGAAGTGGGTATGGAGTTAAGTGTTGACTTCGAATCTGCTCCAGCTGAAGGTTGGCCTCAATGGCCTCGCTACTTCTTCAGACCAGTCGATAGGAAGTAA